aagttcttttttttttgagatggagtctcgctctgtcacccaggctggagtgtgcggtggcgcaatcttggttcactgcaagctccgcctcctgggttcacgccattctgcctcagcctcccgagtagctgggactacaggtgcccgccattacgcccggctaatttttgtatttttagtagagatggggtttcaccttgttagccaggatggtctggatctcctgacctcgtgatccgcccgccttggcctcccaaagtgctgggattacaggcgtgagccaccgtgcccggcctgggaaGTCCTTGAGGAAGCCGCAGCCTGCCGGAGagccctctcctctttcttttccggCAGCACAGCTCCAGCTCTGTTTACCTGCAGATGGTGACTGCATTTCGGGCGGGGGCAGTCGAAGTCCCTGAAGCACTGCTTTCTCTCCTAGAACCTGAGTCTTGAGGCATCATCTGGGCTCATGCCCTCTCTGAGGCATAAATCCTCTCCTCCACAGACACCAGCTGAGCCGGGAGATCTGAACATCAGGCAATGAGTTTGCAAGATTGTTTAACAACTATGAACATGTGGTGTCCTCACAGGAGTCCTGTGGGCTGAACAGCAGCCGCCCCTCCTTCCACCCAGCACAAAACTTGGTTTGCCCCGCTCACTCTAAATCTGGGCCTTCACTGAATGTTCAGTGGAGTTcttctgtggaaaaaaataaatgggaaaggAAGGCTGGAGAGGCCTTTATTAGCCTAAGGGGCAGTGGAGGGTAAAAGGGCTGTGACTCTTggttggcttctttttttttctttattgttttttgttttgttttgttttgatttttttctggtagCTTCTTTATctcagtgttttttctttttcttttctttctttctttttttttttttttttgagacagggtctcactctgtcacccaaactggagtgcagcagtgcaatcataaCTTAccggggctcaagcagtcctcccacctcagcctccctagtggctgggactacaggtgtgcaccaccacgcccggctaatttttgtattttgttgtagagacaggttttcgccacattgcccaggctggtctcaaactcctgggctcaactgatccccTTGCCagggcttctcaaagtgctgggatcataggcatgagccaccatgcctaacccTCATCTGAGTTTTTGTAACAGTTTGACCAACAAGCTTGTTGTTGGAAAGCTGTAAGAGTCCTGGGAATTTCCCTGGGGCCTGCTCTACAAGGGGAGGCTTTCTGTCCTGAGAGTTCAGGGTTTAGGGGCTGGCTGGAGGCCTCAGGCAGAGATGAAGGCCCAGTTGTGATTTCCTTCACTGGAGTCCATCATTGATGAGTGCCTTGGCTGGGGGGATGCCTGCTAAGAGGGCATGGAGCACAGATCCTCCACTGACACCCCCGCACTCCTAGCAGGAAGCAGGACTTAGTGGCCCCACTTACTCCCTACAGGATAGGAAAAAAGGGCAGTGTCCTGGTTAGGAGCTCTACAGGGGGTCCCTCAGAATGCTtgctgggaggggtggggagggcacaGGACGTGCTGGGACCCCACTGGGATCAAAGCCCCTCCCAGCTGATTTATTCTTAGGACCTGTAATGCTCGCCTGCATGTGCCCCGAACTTCAGAAGGCCCAGGAATCAACCCCGACAAATGTCTTTTTGTCCTGTGTTCAGTAgagataagattaaaaaaaaaattagtagaggGCAAAAAACAGTGGTTTACTCTCTTTACTGGCATTCAAGAAACTTCTTCAGTTTGATAGGCTTTAAGCTTCCTCCCAGATTCAAAATGCTGTGATTGGCACTAAATGGATCCCTATCTCTGCCCAGGAATTCCGGCTTCTGGCTGCAAAGCCTTTAGGGTCCTTGCAATGGGGCAAGTATAACTTCGCATATTCTCTCCCTCAAtcttcctttcctgcctctctctctctcttttttttttttttgagacaaggtctcacaccgtgacccaggctgaagagcagtggtacaatcatggctcactgcagactcaacctcttaggctcaagcaatcctcccacctcagcctcccgagtagctgggactacaggcacatgccaccacgtccagctaatttttgtatttgttgcagtgatggggatttgccatgttgcccaggctggccttgaacttctgggctcaagccatcctctcacttcagcctctcaaagtgctgggattgtaggcttgagccaccgtgccctgcctgcctttctgttctGATGCAGAGAGCCCTGACTTTGGAGTCCTTCCCTGTGGATCACCTCTGATAAATCTAGTCTCTTGTTCATctgctcttttatttattaaaaaatttttttaaaaagactagtaaagtgcagtagtgagaagggGGGAAAGGGTAGAACAAGGAGTTCGATCTGTAACTGACAGTGAACAATCAGTTGAGATAACTCACTACCTTCAGACCAGCCTCATCTGCCCTTTTGAATGGTTcctctcagttttttcatctgtaaaatgtgaatcGTGCGTGGCAGGAGATGGGTGGGGATTTGTAGTGGAGAATTCTCAAGGTCTCTCCCAGCTCTGACACTTGGGGACTCAGGGAGTCTACCAAGGGCAAAGGCATCATCCTAAGTGCAGGTTCGTGTGTGGGGGTGTATGAAATAGTTAAGATGAAGTGCCCATCCTCAAGGAGTTTGCAGTTGAGTAGCTCAGTGGCGtgcataataaatctcaggtaggcccggtgtggtggctcatgcctgaaatcccagcactttgggaggctgaggtgggtggatcacgaggtcaggagtttgagaccggcctgaccaacatggtgaaaccccgtcgctactaaaaatacaaaaattagctgggcgtggcagcgagcacctgtaatcccagctactcgggaggcagaggcaggagaatggtttgaacccgggaggcagaggttgcagtgagctgagatcacgccactgcactccagcctgggtgacagggcgagactccatctcaaaaaaaataaataaataaataaataaataaaataaaacaaaaataaataaataaataaataaatctcaggTAGATATTCAGGAAGTGAGGCATATCAGAGTTCATCGGAATTCCAAGGAGGTACAAGATTCCTTCTGGAGGCAGAGGGGGTTGGTGAAGGGAATAAAGCAGGGTTCCCGAGTTCCTTTCCAAGGCCAGTGGTGCAGATGCTTTTGGCTTCCCAACCAAAGAATCCCAGTTATTGCCCAACTCTGACGCCGGCAGGCATGTCTTCCCCTACCAGGCAACCACACTCACTTTCTGAATTGGTGcctcattaattctttttttgccTTCTTAATCACACTGCtaataatacttatttttatttttattttgagactgagtctcactgttggcagcccaggctggagggcaatggcacaatctcggctcactgcaacctctgcctcccgggttccagcgattctcctgcctcagcctcccaagtagctgggattacaggcacctgccaccacgcctggctaatttttgtatttttagtagagatggggtttcaccatgttggccagactcgtctcgaaatcctgacctcaggtgatccacccaccttggcctccaaaagtgctgggattacaggcgtgagccaccatgcccagacaataatatttattaatataatatcaCTAGCCGATAATACcactggccaggagtggtggctcacgcctgtaatcccagtactttggaaggccgaggcgggaggatcacctgagctcaggagttcgagaccagcctggccaacatggtgaaaccccgtctctaccaaaaatagaaaaattagccaggcatggtgacaggcacctataatcccagctcctcgggaggctgtggcaggagaatcgcttgaacccaggaggcggaggtttcagtgagctgagatcgtgccattgccttccagcctgggtgacagaacaagactccgtcgcaaaaaaaaaaaaaaaaaaaaaaatatatatatatatatatatatacacacacacacatatataatattattaataatatatttaaaattcatgaCTAGTTGTTTCCATTCATCATCTCATCTATTTCTCATCTAAAGGCTTTGCTTAGGTAAGTATGAATATGATTACAGACAGGAAAACAGGATGAGAAGTTGAGTGACTCATGGCAGGCCCCAGAGCTAACCAGAAACAGGAATATTTGAACTTGAGTTTCTGAGAGCATCTTCTTCCTACTCACATTTCTTACTCATTGCAGAAATGAGAGAACCCAGTGAGGAGATGAGGTGACAAGGGCACAGAATCTTGAATGTCTtgagagcaggaggagaagaaaacACGGTAGGAGTCAGGCTAGGAGCGTGGATTTGGGCCAAAGCAGGACAAAAAGCCAAGGTTAAGGCTGGAAAAGCTCTCCCTGGGAGTGCCTGAACAACAGATTAGGATGACTGGACAGCAAGAAAGATCAGAGGGAGAACCGCCTATAAGACAGGCTCCTCAATGAAACTCCCATAGGGGTGACGCCCCTGGGGCTTGAACCATGAGCCCTTTGAGGGCATTCTAGCTTGGCAGCTCTGGGTCCTGTGAGTTCTGGTGCAGCTTCTAGAGCTGCACCTCATCCCAGTCACCTCTCCAGTTACTAAATTCCATCTTCTCTGAGCTACAAAGGAGGGAAgcagtggagtgctgtggtgagAGTGCAGACTAGGCCATTAGGTGGCCTGGGTTTGAGTCCCGGTTTCTCCTCCACTTCCTAGCTGTGACTCTGCACAACAATTCCTCTGTTccctggtttcctcatctgtggaacGGAGCTATAATCGTTCTTACATAAGgatgggcattgtggctcacgcctgtaatcccagcactttgggaggctgaggtgggcagatcacctgaggtctggagtttgagaccagcctgacgaacatggagaaaccccgtgtctactaaaaatacaaaattagccaggcgtggtggcacatgcctgtaatcccagctcctcgggaggctgggacagaattgcttgaacccgggaggcggaggttgcagtgagccaagattgcgccattgctctccagcctgggcaaccagagcgaaactccatctcaaaaaaaaaaaaaaaaaaattcttacataaTATGAATTGCTGGGGTTGAAATTATACATTAAAAGGCTAGTTGCACTAAACCCTCACAAACAGGAGCCATTATGATAATGCAGCTGCAAACCTCTCGTGTTTTGGTTCATGTTGTTCCCAAAGTGCCTTTTCTCTGCCTCTCAAATCCTTCCCACACTTCAAAGTCAACAAATgccaaaaatacaacaaaaatgtgGAGGCCACAGACAATAGTGGAGAAAGAGCACGGTCTTGGGAGCCAGCAGCCTGGGCTTGAATCCTGATTTCTGTCACCTTGGgcaaatttcctcatctgtaagtggGGAAAAGATAGAACCTGCCTCAGAGGGTCATTGTGGAGATATGAGGATTGAGTGAgttaatatttgcaaagcactcAGAACACTAActggcatgcagtaggtgctTTACTGGTACATGATcgccgctcactgcaacctctgcctctcaggtttaagtgattctcctgcctcagcctcccgattacaggcatgtaattagccatgcccggctaatttttttgtatttttagtagagtgagggtttcaccatgttggtcaggctggtctcgaactcctgacctcaaatgatccgccagtcttggcctcccaaagtgctgggattacaggcgtgagccacccaatGTTATTGTTGGCTACTTATACATGGGTCTTATTTGCCCTCTGCTTGCTTAAAGGACAGGAAACACATTCAACCCATCCTTGAGTCTAGTCCACTGCCTGGCTCATGTTTGGTGCTCATTAAAGTGTCTAGATTGAAATCAACCAGGAGATTGGcctgccacagtggctcacacctgtcattccagtGTTGCTGGGAAGTTGctgcaggaggactgcttgaggctacgagtttgagaccagcccggtcaacatagtgagatctgtctctacagaaaaaaaaaaaaaaaaaaaaaattagccgggcctggtggcatgcctgtagtcccagctattcaagaggctgaggcaggaggatcacttgagtctaggattTCAACcctgctgcagtgagctatgatcatgctactgcactctgcTTTGGGAACAGGGGGAAaccctgtttaaaaaagaaaaacaaggccgggcacggtggctcacgccggtaatcccagcactttgggaggccgaggccggtgtatcacttgtggtcaggagttcgataccagcctggactacatggtgaaaccccgtctctactaaaagtacaaaaattagccgggcgtggtggcgagtgcctgtaatcccagctactcaggaggctgaggcagcagaattgcttaaacccgggaggcggaggttgcggtgagccgaggtcgcgccactgcactccagtctgggagacagctccgtctcaaaaagaaaaaaaaaaaaattgtaataataaatTGCTGATTGGGGTTCGGAGAAGAACAGGCAGTGACTAGAATTCGCCCCTTCCTCAAATATTTGAAGGGTCCTAGCGTTTGCTTTCTTGTTGGAGGCCCAGAAAGCACTGACTTGACGTGTGTGAAAGATTGTAGACAGAGACGGGATAAAGAGCACCGCGCTGGAAAAAGAGCAGGCTTTGGAATCACCAGGGTCACGGGCAGTTTCTTTACGTGTAAACTAggagtaaaaagatcagtgtcCTGCTGAAATGAGAGAGTAATAGTAAAAACTACTATTTATCGAGCACTTCCAGGTACCCGGTAAGTATTTATgatcacattttacagatgaggctgaGAGGTTTCCCGACCTGCCCAAAGATACAAAGCAAGTAGAATGTACGAGTGAAAACTCGAACACAGGTCTGTGAATCAATCTCTGCGTGGGGATGGAAGCGGTTCCAGTGATAAAAGCCACTTAATCTGGCCGAGCTGCTTCGGGGAAGCGCGGCAGCCAGCGAACTGGGGCCGCCCCTAGAACCCTCCGCCCTCCGCGTGCTTACGTGCGCTCCGTGACTGCAGCGGCCGACGCGGGGCTGGAGAGGCAGGACGCATGCGCTCTGCCGTGCTGTAGCGCGCCCCCTCCCGTCGGGGGGCCGCAGCGCCAGGATGCGGCGCATGCGCACACCTGGAGGGCGGAGAGCAGCCCGGAGCGAGTGGAAAGATTTGGGCGAGAACTTGCGCGGGAGCCGTTCTGTGCGGCGTGAGCGCGCAGGCGCGGCCGAGGGGGCGGGCTGCTACTCCGGAATCTGCTAACCTCAGTCGGTGCCGCATCCCCAGCCCGCAGCCATGGCCGCCTACAAACTGGTGCTGATCCGGCACGGCGAGAGCGCATGGAACCTGGAGAACCGCTTCAGCGGCTGGTACGACGCCGACCTGAGCCCGGCGGGCCACGAGGAGGCGAAGCGCGGCGGGCAGGCGCTACGAGGTGCGGAGGGGCCGGGTGGGGGCTGCGAAGGGCCAGGTGTCCGGCCTCGGAGGCCGCCTGGCTGGCGTCTGCGCCCTCCCGGAGAGGGCCGGCACCTTGGGCAGCATGTCTCTTAACAGTTTAGTGTGTAGTTGAGAAGATGAGTGCGGAGGATAGAGtcgacttgttcaaggtcacgcCGTGGAGCATGAGGGGCTGTGCCGGGGGGAGGGCCCAGGGCGGTCGCCCCGCAGCCCTTTGCGCTCCCCACAACACCACTTCGCAGTTTTCCTTTTCTAGTCTGAACATTTAATATGTCGGggacaggccgggcgtggtggctcacgcctgtaatcccagcatgttgggaggctgaggcggatggatcacttgcggtcaggatgtttgagaccagccttatcaacatggtgaaaccccgtctctattgaaaatacaaaattagcggggcgtggtggcgcacgcctgtaatcccagctactcgggaggctgaggcaggagaatcgcttgaacccgggaggcggaggttgcaatgagccgagatcgcgccattgcactgcagcctgggcaacaagagcgaaactctgtctcagaaaaaaaaaaaaaataaataaaaataagtcgtGGACAGTTTGCCCTAATGGAACCATTTGTGGCGGCCAGGTCTTTTTCAGGTTCCCTTAGCGCCAGAAGCGGTTGGTACAGTCTGGTGCTCCTGGAGGATGCCTTGTGCCTTAAAGCAGCTGTAACCAAGGCCTCTCAAGAGGCGGCTACGGATCCTAGCGAATCGACAGGCCACACAGCCTCGTCCCCAGCAGTAGGTGGAGTCCCTGGGGGTGCCTAACAAGCCTCAGGACACCAAGAAATCCGCGTGGTTGTGTAGGTCTTTGCTGTTCAGTAGCATTCCACAAATAGTATTTCCAAAACGCATCTGTAGATGtaactgagtgaatgaatgatttgaGTTGCTCCTTCTACCCAATAAAGTAGATAAGATTTTATCCTCCTCATCCTTCCAAGGCTCCTCTGTAGTTGGGAAAAGTGAGGATTTGGAAagatgacttgtccaaggtcatatcTTATTCCTAGTCCAGTGTCCTCGCCCTAGTTCTGGGTGAAGTAACAGGTAGGTGTGAGGAACTGGTACGCTTTTGGCTAAGGACGCTGGGCAAAGGTGGAAGTGGCTGTGAGGTAATGCTTGCCTATCCAGGCTTGCTCCCGCCCCAGTCTGCTCTTTGTGGTGTTGGAATGCTAATAAGGAAGCATTCCCTGCTGCCGGCACGGCCAAGAATCCCTGGACTGAAGAGGTGCTTCCACTGATGATAGGGGCAGATCCTCCTTTGCTCCCTTCTAACCTCTGGACAAAGAAGCAGCCATTCACAAGGGTCATTGATGAGGCACAGGTATTTGGCCTCAGATTGCTCTCCTAGCTTCTTGCCTTCACTGTACCATCCTTCTCAAATGAAGCAAAACGCGGGACAGTCTGGGAAATGTAAACCTCtgcggggtggggtgggcagaggAGTGAATGTTTGAGATGGCCTGGTGTGACCTCATCTTTTAGGAGAGGCTGGGAAATGGAAAGTGCTGGTAAAGGAGGCCATTTTCTTTAGCTCTGTGGCAGGAAGAACTGTATCAGTCCATGGTGGTTTCCCAATGACTAGTCCACGTTAAACCATGTTGTCTCTATTTGAGACTAATAAAATAGTTAAACTTGTAATCTCCGTAAAATAACAGATcctatttcagttttaaaataaatgttagcattaaactaaaaatttaacagtatagaaaattaaaagttttaacagTTTAAAAGGTcgaatgcatatatataaataattcctCAGTGATAGGGTTTGTACAGTCTTGAATCTGATTTCTGGAGAAAGCTAGTGAGAACTGAGAGTTTCCCCATGCATCCTTACTGCTAAGAGAGGGATGGCCTGGGGGAGGATGGAGTCCACGCCATACTGTCCACTCCTACCCCTGTGAGTGCCCCTAGGCTATGTTTTAGTTTGATGGGCAAGTTAAAGGAAGAGGCTTTATGCTCTGATCCTTGAGGTTCTCTGTTAAGAGTCCTCCGCGGAACTTCTTTTCTCCTTGAGGACCTATTTATGTGTCCAAAGTGAGCCGCCTCATTGCAAGTGGAAATAATTGCAGTGAAACAGCCTGAAGCTCTCCAGCATGGGGGCTGAGGCTTGCACTGTGCGTATTCACTTCCGGGTGACTCAGCCTTTTGTTGGGGAGCCATTCCTTTCCTTACAGTTATGAAGGTGACAGTAAGTGAGTGTACTAGGACTTGTCTGGCGGCTCAGTGATGAGACCTGTTTTTTCTCTTGCGGGTGGTGTGAGTTTTCCTGGTGATTAATTCTCCCCAGCCCTCACTCAGTAAGAATGAGTGCTTCTTGGCCTCATTCTCATTTGAATGACTGGCAGGAAAATTCACTTCATGTTTTATTAATTACTGTTGCTAACCCCAATATGAAGCAATATCCAGGCAAGTGTGTGCTGAATTTCTAAGAGGGCCTTCTAGCCTAATGGAGAAAAACAGGAATGTTTTCTTGGTCATCAAGGAAAGGGCCATCTCCCCATTATGGTGGGAGGGTGAATAATCTTTAATGAAACAAAATCAATaagactgatttcctttttttttgcatgcgacagagtctcgctctgttgcccaggctggagtgcagtggcgcgatctcagctcactgcaagctccgcctcccagattcacgccattctcctgcctcaagcctcctgagtagctgggattacaggcgcccaccactacgctcggctaatttttttgtatttttagtagagacggggtttcaccatgttagccatgatggtctcaatctcctgaccttgtgatctgcctgccttggcctcccaaagtgctgggattacagacgtgagccaccgtgccgggccaagACTAATTTCTTGTAACCTATTCATTGGGCCAACATAACTCTTGGCACAATAACTACTGTGTATGGAAGACAGATTCATTGATGAATCAGTAgtgcacagcactgggtctttaGTGAGTGGCTTCTCCTAAActtggtttaacatttaagtagGTATACTCTGAGGGTACTTGGGATTAGGCTGGAACTTTGTGACTACAGTAGAGAGAAACCATGGATTAGAGTTTGTGATGTGATTTCCATACTCCATAGTGAATACAATTTCATACAATGGACAAATACAAttgcaaacaaatacaaaaacaaaatacaatttcaTACAACAAACTGAAGTTTTATCAGTACAGGAAGAGCTCTTCCTGTGTCCTGATTGGGATTTAAATCCTAATTTTCTTACATCAGAGTTCTAGTAAAATATCTATTATAAGTGACAAttcccagtctgggcaacatggtgaaaccttgtctctactaaaaatacaaaaattagctggatatggtggcgtgcgcctgtaatctcagcttacttgggaggctgaggagaagaattgcttgaacccgggaggcagaggttgcagtgagccgagaccatgccactgcactccagcctgggtgacagagtgagactctgtctcaaaagaaaaaggaaaaagtgacaATTCTAACTGAAATACAAACATCAGGATCCTTGGGAGTTAGGAAAATGGGGATAGCTAGAGATGGTGGTGAAAAGTTGGATTCTGGAGTCCCACAGCATGGGTTTTAATCTCTTACATAATAGCTGTGACCTTGGATAGATTGCAAGGATAAACAAAACAGTTggccaaatattttcttttttggccaAATATTGTCATTTGGACTACTTGTACAGGAGATTGATATGGAAGAACATTTTGGCTCAGAGTAGACCTGGTTAGCTTATCACTTTGAACTTCTGATTTCCAGATGCTGGCTATGAGTTTGACATCTGCTTCACCTCAGTGCAGAAGAGAGCGATCCGGACCCTCTGGACAGTGCTAGATGCCATTGATCAGATGTGGCTGCCAGTGGTGAGGACTTGGCGCCTCAATGAGCGGCACTATGGGGGTCTAACCGGTCTCAATAAAGCAGAAACTGCTGCAAAGCATGGTGAGGCCCAGGTGAAGATCTGGAGGCGCTCCTATGATGTCCCACCACCTCCGATGGAGCCCGACCATCCTTTCTACAGCAACATCAGTAAGGTATGGACAAACAGAGGTTTGGTCACTCCGCCCAGGATCAGGGGCTTTTAGTAGTGTCTGCCTAATTTCACTGAACTTATAATTCATGATAAAATAGTTAATTGTAATCCTTCCTTCTCCAATGAATGACCTTCACTTACTAGAAGATATGGTTGATAGTTTACTATCTCCTTGTGTTTCCATAGTCAGATTTTATAAAACCCTGTGAATGTGAATGGGCCGAAATCGATACATCATGAAGTCTTTTAACAGATGTAACTGTTAATAAGTGGTGAACTTGGATTCTTTATTGCTTAGGATCGCAGGTATGCAGACCTCACAGAAGATCAGCTACCCTCCTGTGAGAGTCTGAAGGATACTATTGCCAGAGCTCTGCCCTTCTGGAATGAAGAAATAGTTCCCCAGATCAAGGAGGGGAAACGTGTACTGATTGCAGCCCATGGCAACAGCCTCCGGGGCATTGTCAAGCATCTGGAGGGTATGTATGTTTTTTCAGAGGCGCCCTCAAGGAAGGTAAAGCAGAACTGCCACAAATCAGGGACTTGGTGAAAAGGAGTCTAGGAAAGGGCTGGACATGTTAACAGCTTTAGAGATCGTCTAGATTGACTTCTAGTGAAAAAACAGCCTCAACCCTTGTTTCTCAAAATGTGATCTGCAGAATAGTGACAGCCGGACCCCCTGGGAGCTTGTTATACAAGCAGAACGTCAGGTCTCACTCCAGACCTGTTTCAGAATTGGCATCTATTCCCCAGGTGATTTGGATACACATTAAAGATTGAGAAGCTCACCTCTAGATTGGTATTGTCAAATGAAACTGCTAGTGAAAATCCTCCTTagctggccaagcacagtggctcatgcctgtaattggaacactttgggaggccaaggcaggaggaccacttgagaccaggagtttgagacagcctgggcaacatagtaagactgcatctctacaaaattttaaaaggccaagcacagtggttcatgcctgtactatcagcaccttgggaggccagaagttcaaaaccagcctgagcaacaaagcaagaccttgtctgtacaaaagaaaaatgaaaaattagcttgATGTGGtgatgctcacctgtagtcccagctactcaggaggctgaggcgggagattgcttgagcccagcagtttgaggttatagtgattgtgccactacattctagcttgggtgagagagtaagaccttgtctcttaaaaaaaaaaaaggaaaacaaatatatatatagaagaaaaaattctCCTTAGTAACAACCAGGCACAACTTTACACATGAATCTCAATTTGCATCTTCATCCCCGAGGGCCTAGAGGCCCACGTGTGCTGATTTTTGGTTGGATGGACTGTATAGGGTATTTGAGATGTGTACAGTCTTGCTTCACTGTGGGCTTCTAGATCCCACTTCGGTAGAGATATCTGGCCATATACCTTGCTGTAGTTTGTTGGTGGTCTATCTTGTATACGTTTTCTTGCTTTTCAGTTTAATGGCTGAGAAATAAGTATGGTGGGGGCCATTTCCTGGGTTCAGAACTACT
This genomic stretch from Pongo pygmaeus isolate AG05252 chromosome 8, NHGRI_mPonPyg2-v2.0_pri, whole genome shotgun sequence harbors:
- the PGAM1 gene encoding phosphoglycerate mutase 1, with protein sequence MAAYKLVLIRHGESAWNLENRFSGWYDADLSPAGHEEAKRGGQALRDAGYEFDICFTSVQKRAIRTLWTVLDAIDQMWLPVVRTWRLNERHYGGLTGLNKAETAAKHGEAQVKIWRRSYDVPPPPMEPDHPFYSNISKDRRYADLTEDQLPSCESLKDTIARALPFWNEEIVPQIKEGKRVLIAAHGNSLRGIVKHLEGLSEEAIMELNLPTGIPIVYELDKNLKPIKPMQFLGDEETVRKAMEAVAAQGKAKK